One window of Cygnus atratus isolate AKBS03 ecotype Queensland, Australia chromosome 17, CAtr_DNAZoo_HiC_assembly, whole genome shotgun sequence genomic DNA carries:
- the ABCB9 gene encoding ABC-type oligopeptide transporter ABCB9, translated as MRAWKAVASTLALSGADVAVTTLLYAHGRGGRDILQDLRHFNIFNSLLDIWGGCLYRSCVLLGAAIGVATNTAYGPRRLRASRTFIAIVCLLMGIYMMVKLLLYSEVRRTIKDPWFWGLFAWTYVALAATFGLWQLLACVTSSREALGPSSESRTEAEESCDAPRDKREEAAGPTIHKLLSYTKPDAFFLGIASFFLLVAALGETFLPYYTGLAIDGIVVQKSMDRFSTAVLVMSLLAIGSSFAAGIRGGVFTLIFARLNIRLRNCLFRSLVSQEMSFFDENRTGDVISRLTSDTTIVSDLVSQNINIFLRNVVKATGVIFFMFSLSWKLSLVTFMGFPIIMLVSDVYGKYYKKLSKDVQNALAKANNTAEETISAMKTVRSFANEEAEANVYWQKLQQVYKLNKREALAYTYYVWSSGLTLLVVQVSILYYGGHLVISGQMTSGNLISFIIYEFVLGDCMESVGSVYSGLMQGVGAAEKVFEFIDRKPTMVNDGSLAPDHVDGKVEFRNVSFSYRTRSATQVLQDVSFTLHPGKVTALVGPSGSGKSSCVNILENFYPLQEGQVLLDGHPINMYDHKYLHSVISLVSQEPVLFARSIADNISYGLASASFESVVQAAQKANAHAFITELQDGYHTEAGEKGAQLSGGQKQRVAIARALIRTPPILILDEATSALDAESEHAIQQAIYGDLQNHTVLVIAHRLSTVEKAHNIIVLDKGHVVQQGSHKELMEEGGLYSKLVQRQILGLEAGGTGGHQPEARGDSAKAPSGLEEEFRIDHSLPAAAQDDYNNTAHK; from the exons ATGCGTGCCTGGAAGGCGGTGGCCAGCACGCTGGCGCTGAGCGGGGCCGATGTGGCGGTCACCACGCTGCTCTACGCCCACGGCCGGGGCGGCCGGGACATCCTGCAGGACCTGCGGCACTTCAACATCTTCAACTCGCTGCTGGACATCTGGGGGGGCTGCCTCTACCGCAGCTGCGTGCTGCTGGGGGCCGCCATCGGGGTCGCCACCAACACGGCCTATGGCCCACGGCGCCTCAGGGCCTCACGGACCTTCATCGCCATCGTCTGCCTCCTCATGGGCATCTACATGATGGTGAAGCTGCTGCTCTACTCGGAGGTGCGCAGGACCATCAAGGATCCCTGGTTCTGGGGGCTCTTTGCCTGGACCTACGTGGCGTTGGCAGCCACCTTTGggctgtggcagctgctggcctgcGTGACGTCCTCCCGCGAGGCGCTGGGGCCCAGCTCCGAGTCCCGCACCGAGGCGGAGGAGAGCTGCGACGCCCCGCGGGACAagcgggaggaggcggcgggtCCCACCATCCACAAGCTGCTGTCGTACACCAAGCCGGACGCCTTCTTCCTGGGCATCgcctccttcttcctcctcgtGGCGGCGCTGG GAGAGACCTTCCTGCCCTACTACACAGGGCTGGCCATCGACGGCATCGTGGTGCAGAAGAGCATGGACCGCTTCTCCACGGCGGTGCTGGTCATGTCACTGCTCGCCATAGGAAG CTCATTTGCCGCAGGTATCCGGGGCGGCGTTTTTACGCTCATATTTGCAAGGCTGAACATCCGCCTCCGCAACTGCCTCTTCAGGTCGCTGGTGTCCCAAGAGATGAGTTTCTTTGATGAGAATCGCACAG GGGACGTCATCTCCCGCCTGACGTCGGACACGACCATCGTGAGCGACCTGGTCTCCCAGAACATCAACATCTTCCTGCGCAACGTCGTGAAGGCCACGGGGGTGATCTTCTTCATGTTCAGCCTCTCGTGGAAGCTCTCGCTCGTCACCTTCATGGGCTTCCCCATCATCATGCTGGTGTCCGACGTCTACGGCAAGTACTACAAG AAACTCTCCAAGGACGTGCAGAATGCCCTGGCCAAGGCCAACAACACTGCTGAGGAGACCATCTCTGCCATGAAGACCGTCCGCAGCTTTGCAAACGAGGAGGCAGAGGCCAACGTGTActggcagaagctgcagcaggtgTACAAACTGAACAAGCGCGAGGCCCTGGCTTACACCTACTACGTGTGGTCCAGCGGG cTGACCCTCCTGGTGGTCCAGGTCAGCATCCTTTACTACGGCGGGCACCTCGTGATCTCTGGGCAAATGACAAGCGGAAACCTGATATCCTTCATCATTTATGAGTTTGTCTTGGGAGACTGCATGGAG TCTGTGGGCTCTGTCTACAGTGGCCTGATGCAAGGAGTGGGAGCTGCTGAGAAGGTGTTCGAGTTCATCGATCGCAAGCCAACGATGGTGAACGACGGGTCGCTGGCCCCAGACCACGTGGATGGGAAGGTGGAGTTCAGAAACGTGTCGTTTTCCTACCGCACTCGCTCCGCCACGCAGGTCCTCCAG GACGTGTCCTTCACCCTGCACCCCGGCAAAGTGACGGCGCTGGTGGGCCCATCAGGCAGTGGGAAGAGCTCCTGCGTCAACATCCTGGAGAACTTCTACCCTCTGCAAGAAGGGCAGGTGCTGCTCGACGGGCATCCCATTAACATGTACGATCACAAGTACCTGCACTCAGTG ATCTCCTTGGTGAGCCAAGAGCCAGTGCTGTTTGCTCGCTCCATTGCTGATAATATTTCCTACGGCTTAGCTTCGGCCTCCTTCGAGTCGGTTGTTCAGGCTGCCCAGAAGGCTAACGCACATGCCTTCATCACGGAGCTACAGGACGGCTACCACACAG AGGCAGGCGAAAAAGGAGCTCAGCTGTCGGGTGGCCAGAAGCAGAGAGTGGCTATTGCCAGGGCCTTGATCCGAACCCCCCCCATCCTAATCCTGGACGAAGCCACAAGCGCGCTGGACGCAGAGAGCGAACACGCG ATTCAGCAGGCGATTTACGGCGACTTGCAGAACCACACAGTGCTCGTCATAGCTCACAGGCTGAGCACTGTGGAGAAGGCACACAACATCATTGTGCTGGACAAGGGCCATGTGGTGCAGCAGGGCTCGCACAAGGAGCTGATGGAAGAAGGAGGTCTTTATTCCAAGCTGGTGCAGAGACAGATCCTGGGGCTCGAGGCGGGCGGCACGGGCGGCCACCAACCCGAAGCCCGGGGAGATTCAGCGAAGGCACCCAGCGGGCTGGAGGAAGAGTTCAGGATAGACCATTCCCTCCCGGCCGCGGCACAGGACGATTATAACAACACAGCTCACAAGTGA